Proteins encoded together in one Carya illinoinensis cultivar Pawnee chromosome 3, C.illinoinensisPawnee_v1, whole genome shotgun sequence window:
- the LOC122304023 gene encoding probable protein phosphatase 2C 58 isoform X1, whose protein sequence is MNGRDILHKIKVKAFGSSDTGKGKSKTSKHITHGFHMVKGKSSHPMEDYVVSEFKQVKDKELGLFAIFDGHSGHDVASYLQSHLFENILKQNDFWTETESAIRRAYRETDDDILKKTSVLGRGGSTAVTAILIGGEKLVVANVGDSRAVICKNGVAKQLSVDHEPSKEKMLIESRGGFVSKLPGDVPRVDGQLAVARAFGDKSLKLHLSSEPNVAVEMIDDDTESIILASDGIWKVMTNEDAVNCIKHIKDAQSAAKHLIEEAVSRKSKDDISCIVVKLQGDVFC, encoded by the exons ATGAATGGTCGAGACATCCTCCACAAGATTAAA GTAAAGGCATTTGGCTCGTCTGACACAGGAAAAGGCAAAAGCAAAACATCAAAGCACATCACTCATGGCTTTCACATGGTAAAGGGAAAATCAAGTCATCCCATGGAAGATTATGTAGTATCTGAATTCAAGCAAGTTAAGGACAAGGAGTTAGGCTTGTTTGCAATATTTGATGGCCATTCAGGTCATGATGTTGCAAGCTACTTGCAAAGTCATCtgtttgagaatattttaaaacag AATGACTTTTGGACTGAAACAGAGAGTGCTATAAGGAGAGCTTATCGTGAAACAGATGATGATATATTGAAGAAAACTTCAGTTTTGGGAAGAGGAGGGTCCACAGCTGTAACTGCAATACTGATCGGTGGTGAAAAGCTTGTAGTAGCAAATGTTGGAGATTCTAGGGCTGTTATATGTAAGAATGGTGTAGCCAAACAACTCTCAGTTGATCATGAGCCAAGCAAGGAGAAAATGTTGATTGAGAGTCGTGGTGGTTTCGTATCAAAGCTTCCAG GGGATGTCCCGCGTGTTGATGGACAGCTTGCTGTAGCAAGGGCATTTGGTGATAAGAGCTTAAAGTTACACCTTAGTTCAGAACCTAATGTGGCAGTTGAGATGATAGATGATGATACAGAATCCATCATTTTAGCAAGTGATGGGATATGGAAG GTGATGACAAACGAAGATGCAGTAAATTGTATTAAACACATTAAGGATGCTCAGTCAGCAGCAAAGCATTTAATAGAGGAGGCAGTTTCTAGGAAAAGTAAGGATGACATATCCTGCATAGTAGTGAAGTTGCAAGGAGATGTTTTCTGTTGA
- the LOC122304023 gene encoding probable protein phosphatase 2C 58 isoform X2: MVETSSTRLKSVKAFGSSDTGKGKSKTSKHITHGFHMVKGKSSHPMEDYVVSEFKQVKDKELGLFAIFDGHSGHDVASYLQSHLFENILKQNDFWTETESAIRRAYRETDDDILKKTSVLGRGGSTAVTAILIGGEKLVVANVGDSRAVICKNGVAKQLSVDHEPSKEKMLIESRGGFVSKLPGDVPRVDGQLAVARAFGDKSLKLHLSSEPNVAVEMIDDDTESIILASDGIWKVMTNEDAVNCIKHIKDAQSAAKHLIEEAVSRKSKDDISCIVVKLQGDVFC; the protein is encoded by the exons ATGGTCGAGACATCCTCCACAAGATTAAAGTCA GTAAAGGCATTTGGCTCGTCTGACACAGGAAAAGGCAAAAGCAAAACATCAAAGCACATCACTCATGGCTTTCACATGGTAAAGGGAAAATCAAGTCATCCCATGGAAGATTATGTAGTATCTGAATTCAAGCAAGTTAAGGACAAGGAGTTAGGCTTGTTTGCAATATTTGATGGCCATTCAGGTCATGATGTTGCAAGCTACTTGCAAAGTCATCtgtttgagaatattttaaaacag AATGACTTTTGGACTGAAACAGAGAGTGCTATAAGGAGAGCTTATCGTGAAACAGATGATGATATATTGAAGAAAACTTCAGTTTTGGGAAGAGGAGGGTCCACAGCTGTAACTGCAATACTGATCGGTGGTGAAAAGCTTGTAGTAGCAAATGTTGGAGATTCTAGGGCTGTTATATGTAAGAATGGTGTAGCCAAACAACTCTCAGTTGATCATGAGCCAAGCAAGGAGAAAATGTTGATTGAGAGTCGTGGTGGTTTCGTATCAAAGCTTCCAG GGGATGTCCCGCGTGTTGATGGACAGCTTGCTGTAGCAAGGGCATTTGGTGATAAGAGCTTAAAGTTACACCTTAGTTCAGAACCTAATGTGGCAGTTGAGATGATAGATGATGATACAGAATCCATCATTTTAGCAAGTGATGGGATATGGAAG GTGATGACAAACGAAGATGCAGTAAATTGTATTAAACACATTAAGGATGCTCAGTCAGCAGCAAAGCATTTAATAGAGGAGGCAGTTTCTAGGAAAAGTAAGGATGACATATCCTGCATAGTAGTGAAGTTGCAAGGAGATGTTTTCTGTTGA
- the LOC122304023 gene encoding probable protein phosphatase 2C 58 isoform X3, which produces MVKGKSSHPMEDYVVSEFKQVKDKELGLFAIFDGHSGHDVASYLQSHLFENILKQNDFWTETESAIRRAYRETDDDILKKTSVLGRGGSTAVTAILIGGEKLVVANVGDSRAVICKNGVAKQLSVDHEPSKEKMLIESRGGFVSKLPGDVPRVDGQLAVARAFGDKSLKLHLSSEPNVAVEMIDDDTESIILASDGIWKVMTNEDAVNCIKHIKDAQSAAKHLIEEAVSRKSKDDISCIVVKLQGDVFC; this is translated from the exons ATGGTAAAGGGAAAATCAAGTCATCCCATGGAAGATTATGTAGTATCTGAATTCAAGCAAGTTAAGGACAAGGAGTTAGGCTTGTTTGCAATATTTGATGGCCATTCAGGTCATGATGTTGCAAGCTACTTGCAAAGTCATCtgtttgagaatattttaaaacag AATGACTTTTGGACTGAAACAGAGAGTGCTATAAGGAGAGCTTATCGTGAAACAGATGATGATATATTGAAGAAAACTTCAGTTTTGGGAAGAGGAGGGTCCACAGCTGTAACTGCAATACTGATCGGTGGTGAAAAGCTTGTAGTAGCAAATGTTGGAGATTCTAGGGCTGTTATATGTAAGAATGGTGTAGCCAAACAACTCTCAGTTGATCATGAGCCAAGCAAGGAGAAAATGTTGATTGAGAGTCGTGGTGGTTTCGTATCAAAGCTTCCAG GGGATGTCCCGCGTGTTGATGGACAGCTTGCTGTAGCAAGGGCATTTGGTGATAAGAGCTTAAAGTTACACCTTAGTTCAGAACCTAATGTGGCAGTTGAGATGATAGATGATGATACAGAATCCATCATTTTAGCAAGTGATGGGATATGGAAG GTGATGACAAACGAAGATGCAGTAAATTGTATTAAACACATTAAGGATGCTCAGTCAGCAGCAAAGCATTTAATAGAGGAGGCAGTTTCTAGGAAAAGTAAGGATGACATATCCTGCATAGTAGTGAAGTTGCAAGGAGATGTTTTCTGTTGA